TGACAAGACCAGTGAGCGATCACCATGAGCGGGCGTGTCCAGAACTGCTGTGTGCGACTATCCCAGGATGGGCGTGTGTCGGGCGTCTGGCTGTTCGTCCAAGGGTGAGCTGTCCAAAAGTGTCATCAGTGCCGGCAATAGCCATGGAGGAGACACCAGAGCTCAGCGAGCTAGACCCAGCAACTCAGGTACTGAATGTACACGCTGTATACATTACTATTTGATACTATAATATACATGAAGTAATAATCATATTCCATGATCATAAACCTGTTGCTTTCCagctgctgtgaaactacaacttccagacTGAGGCTGTTaaggcatgctgggagctgtagttcccGGACagttggagagccacaggttgcaggtcattgattatgatgatgataataataataataatatacatttcTTAGGCTGCGTTCAGATTTGAGCTTCATTTATGGATCTGGCAATGCGTTGTTGTTTCCGTTATGAACAGAAACCATGACGCAgaagtgaacaaagccttacttaTATGATTATTCCCACACATCCTGCATTACCTATGTACTTTATATTCTACATTGTTGCATACACACAAAGTAATAAATAAACAGGGGGCAAATTTATTAAATGGTTTTTTTTCCGTCCGCAAAATTTACGTAGCTTTTATCAGACATGCCTCATATTCCTGAAAATGGGACACGATAATATTTTAATTTGGCACACGTTCTATATTTTGCTGTACACGCACCAAAGATCAATCCTTGAAGTGAAGGACACAGGGATTTTATCAAACATTTTACGCCGGTTTTCAGAATAGTCAAACATACCGGCGCACCATTGTGCCAAAATTGGCAACTTTTCACTCGTTTCGCCACTTTTAAAAAGTAGGCAGAGTTGAGCGGGAGGGATGAGGCCAACAAATGTATTTTTCCTAAAAAGCAGAAAATTGAACAAATTGTAGTGCAAATCTTCATTAGGAGGCGTGcgacttttaataaatttggcgcatttctcTCCAATGTAGTACATTTtaggactggcgtatgaaacgcagtcttaataaatctctcccGCAGAATATTGCAGTAAAGGCAGCAATAACATGCATGGATGGGCCAGCAGTGGTGTGTCGAGCAGCGGCTCTGTTCACTCCACAACCCTCcttgcaattattattattataataccaGACCTGTATGATCTGCCCTAGTTTCGAATGCATTTAATTACGCACACACCTTCAGTGACAGTAGAACACAGTGATGTCTTCCTATAGGACAATTACTCTGTCTTAACCTGTGTGTCAGGTGCAACCGAGAACGACAGGCGGCTGGGAGGGAGAACCAGGGGCCTTGAGGGCTGCAGGGTGACACTAGTTTTATCCCATCTACAGGcaaattgcttaaagaggctgtcaccagattataagtgccctgtctcctacataatgtgatcggcgctgtaatgtagataacagtgggttttattttgaaaaacgataatttttgagcaagttatggacaatttttaacttttgaccaagtgggtgttgtaaagagaagtgtatgaggctgaccaatcagcttcaatacacttctcttcattccagcccaactgctttcactgcacagcgtgatctcgctgtgctgtcacctTCTCACAcactaactttaccgaagtgtcttgagagtgaatagacatcacctccagccatgatgcaatgtctattcacactcctgacacattggtaaagtttgtgtgggacttacagcacaccgagatcacgctgtgcagtgaaagaagctgggctggaatgaagggaagtgtatgatgctgattggtcactgattggtcactgattggtcagtgtcatacacttctctttacaacgcccacttggttaaaagttaaaaaacgcccagttgtctattaacaaacgaattagcataaatctaaaattgtccataacttgctcaaaaatgatcgtttttcaaaataaaaaccactgttatctacattacagcgccgatcagattatgtaggagacagggcacttataatctggtgacagcctctttaaagcctccttcacataggttttttttctagggctttaaaggggttgtcccagcagAACAActtataacctatccacaggataggtgataagtgttgaTCGCTTGGGGTCCCACCCctgggacccctactgatcaagagaacgggggtcccgagtcCACTTATGAACAGAGCGGCCAGTCACGCATGTGCCCTGCCGCTCCATGCAttttctatgggactgccggagatagctgaGCATGTGCATATTTATGGGGAAAAACACATTTCAGACATGCATGATGCAAATTGCTTTAAATTCTTGTGCAAAGGGTTAATAAATCCCTCACACAGCAGATTAGATgctattttggagtaaaatgcaccaaaaaaaggaGCAAATATATTGATAAAAGTGGGCCAATTAGTTTTGGTCACCAAATGTGTAACCCTGTAAATACTAAATGTGTATGTTCCTTATGTGCCCATTTTAGGACTTTATATTGCAGCAGACAATGCTCCGGATTAAAGATCCCCAGAAATCACTGACATTTTACAATAAATGCCTTGGAATGATGTAAGTCACAGCGCTCTGCTTCTGTAGTTTACAAACCTGTTTAGACACCACCTACTATCATTCTGGAGGACCTGgcttgtccatgtattacatagataGCGCTGTGGGATGTCTGCAAAGATCAGTCAACTGCAACTTATCACTGTAATAACTTCTGACTGACACTTAAATTCTAGACCATCGACAATTTACTGACAGACATACCCCTACTTAGCTTTCTTACCACTACGCATTTCACTCCACTGCATTCCATTCTAGAGGTTGTAGTGGATTCCTACTTCAGATTACTGTTGAGTACCTGGTGCAAACCGTAATTATCCTTATTCTGCTTTGCAGTGAAGTCCTGTGAAGCCTACAGGAAACCATGATAAAtttaaatgcagctctgggtgtgaccaGAGAACAGACTCAAAATCAGTGCCATATATGTAAAGCAAAGTATTAGCAAAGTTGCTCTTTAAAGTGAATATCAAGCTTTTAATGGGCATCTAAAAAGCAGCAGCAGCTTTGATGATGTTTGGTCTTTCTTCTTAGTCTCCTCCTGAAACTTGATTTCCCCTCCATGAAATTCTCACAATACGTCATGGGTTATGAGGACGGTAAGGACATCCCTGAAGACATGAAGGAGAGGGAGGCCTGGGCCTATTCCTGCAAAGCGACCGTCGTACTGACACAGTAAGTTATGTCTGGGAATTATTTTGTACATGATGAATCCACCCTTTGCCTCCTATTCTGAGACTAGCGCCATCACTACACGGGTAATAATAAAAGTGCTTTGTCCGACCTATGCTTTTAAGTGTCtttgtttaaggcctcatttacacgagcgtgtgcgttttgcgcacgcaaaaaaacgctgcgttttgcgtgcgcaaaaggcaattgacagctccgtgtgtcatccgtgtatgatgcgcggctgcgtgattttcgcgcagccgccatcatagagatgaggtagtcgacggccgtcactgtccaaggtgctgaaagagctaactgatcggcagtaactctttcagcaccctcgacagtgaatgccgaacacaatatacaccaacctgtgaataaaaaaagacgttcacacttaccatgaactgcctgcttcctccagtccggtctcccggccgttgccttggtgacgcgtccctctcttgtcatccggccccacctcccaggatgacgcggcaggccatgagaccgctgcagcctgtgattggctgcagcctgtgcttggcctgtgattggctgcagctgtcacttggcctgaattgtcatcccgggaggtcggactggaggaaggagccgggacttatcggtaagtcagaacttctttttttttttacacgtatatgtatattgtgatcgaaagtcactgtccatggtgctgaaacagtttaagtctttcagcaccgtgggcagtgactgtctcctgacgtcgcgtacccgaacattttttgccgggttcggttaaaacgagttcggccgaacccggtgaagttcggtgcgctcatctctaatttgacactccgtttggatgtttgtaaccagaaaagcacgtggtgcttttctgtttacattcatccttttgacagctcttgcgtgattttcgcgcatgcaacgcaggaccgtcagtgtggcatgcgttgttttcacgcacccattgaagtcaatgggtgcgtgttgcgtgaaaaacgcaagaatatagaacatgtcgtgagttttacgcaacgcactcacgctgcgcaaaattcacgcatcgtctaaacagccccatagactattataggtgcgtacgacacgcgtgaaaagcacgcgcgtcgcacgcgcgtataatacgctcgtgtaaatgaggcctcaagtGAATGCCCACCTTTGAACACCACTTTTATTATATAGATCTAAAATTCAGTGCTGATTATTCTTAGAATTTCCTAATGTTCGAAGATTATTGGCAATGTCTTCCTTTTTGAAGTGCTGCCCCTTTGTACAGCTTTCTCCACGAACTCTACGGCGCTCCTGTTCTGCACATGGCCGCTGatggagttgttgtttttttagttcACATGCGACGCCATCGGCGGCCGGGTTCAGAACGGGAGCGCTGTGCAGTTTGTGGAGAAGGCTGCACTAACAAAGGGAAGGCGCTTCGGAGAGAAAGACTTCAGCACTGGTCTAATAACTATATTTTAGTAAGTAGCACATAATGCTGTTTCCCATACATTTGTGAAAATAAACATAAAGATAAGAATAAGTAACACagagactgcaccagcagaatagtgagcgcagctctggagtataatacaggatgtaactcaggatcagtacaggataagtaatgtaatgtatgtacacagtgactccaccagcagaatagtgagtgcagctctggagtatattacaggatgtaactcaggatcagtacaggataagtaatataatgtatgtacacagtgactccaccagcagaatagtgagtgcagctctgcagtataatacaggatgtaactcaggatcagtacaggataagtaatgtaatgtatgtacacagtgactccaccagcagaatagtgagtgcagctccggagtataatacaggatgtgactcaggatcagtacaggataagtaatgtaatgtatgtacacagtgactccaccagcagaatagtgagtgcagctccggagtataatacaggatgtgactcaggatcagtacaggataagtaatgtaatgtatgtacacagtgactccaccagcagaatagtgagtgcagctctggagtataatacaggatgtgactcaggatcagtacaggataagtaatgtaatgtatgtactcagtgactccaccagcagaatagtgagtgcagctctggagtatattgcaggatataactcaggatcagtacaggataagtaatgtaatgtatgtacacagtgactccaccagcagaatagtgagtgcagctctggagtataatacaggatgtaactcaggatcagtacagcataagtaatgtaatgtatgtacacagtgactccaccagcagaatagtgagtgcagctctggagtataatacaggatgtaactcaggatcagtacaggataagtaatgtaatgtatgtacacagtgactccaccagcagaatagtgagtgcagctctggagtataatacaggatataactccacagtgactccaccagcagaaagcTCTACCCAgcgcctccttacatctcctccctcatatcTGCCTACCACCCTACTCTAATGGTACAATATTCTGGGGAGTCCTGATAGACAATCCAGTGGTACCATGTCCTGGAGAAGCTGCCAGGTCTATTAGTTAACGGAGATGTGAGGTCTTCCATGCGTTTAAGTTCCTCTATTTTACGAAACAAGAGTTGGAGAGAGGGAGGTTCTGTGCTCTTCCACAAGACTGATATACAAGCTCGAGCACTGTTAACTAAGTGTCGCAGAATAGACCTtttgtattaggctgggttcgcacaacctattttcaggcgtaatggtggCATttcacgcctgaaaagacggctccaatacgtcggcaaacatctgcccattcattccaatgggtttgccgatgttctgtgccgacgacctgtcattttacgcgtcgctgtcaaaagacaacgcgtaaaattacagcgtcgtcaaaagaagtgcaggacacttcttgggacgtaattggagccgtttttcattgacaccaatgaagaacagctccaaattacgtccgtaaaagacgccctgcaaaacgcaagtacatgcaattacgtctgaaactcaggacctgttttctcctgaaaacagctccgtaatttcagacgtaattgcagttatcgtgtgcacataccctcatggtAAAGGAATGTCTCTGAGATGATCAGGAAAAAGGCCGGAGTAAAAGGTATGGTGTGGTCAGAGAAAGGGGAGGATATTCTCCAAACTTCCTGCCAGAAATGAGACAACACTGAACAATCCCAGAAGGTATGGCGAAGGGTCCCTTCAGCAGACccgcagcggcagcaaagggatgaGACATTGGGGAACATAACATGAAGTCTAGACGGGACATAATACCATCGAGATAAAAGTTTGTAACCTGCCTCTTGGATACGACTAGAAATTGACGGCCCATGCGTTATATCATATATTCTGGTTAATTGGAAGTCAGAAAAAGACAGATTCAAATCCTGTTCCCATTTGCCCACAAAGGGAGGCGGAGGCCGCGTCAAAGGGGAGTCCAACATGACATAGATAGCGGACAGGGCATGCCGCACTGGACCCGTTCCAGAGCAGAGGGTTTCCAATGGAGTGTCGGAGCGGGACAGGGCGGCGGGGGGTGGAAGGGAGACAAGGAAATCATGGAGTTGATTCGCCCTCCAAAATCCCAAAGGACATGGGTCAAGTGTGGAAGCGAGAGATTCCAATGTCGGCCAGGTATCTCCCATCAAAAAATGGTTGGCCCGATATCGGCCAGAAGATGCCCATCTCTGAAAGACAGGATCAGATGGGCTCGGTGTGAAGGAAAGATGGACCAATATCGGGAGTAACGGGGAAGGACGGGGTAGAAGTTGGATCCCAGTAGATTTTCTGACTATTGTCAAGGTAGGGGAGACGGTAGGGTGAGGTGGAGAGGGCAGAGAGAAATTGGGAAGACAGGGTAAAACATGAAAAGGCGAAGAACAGAAATGTGATTCCAAGGGTACCCAAAGTTTGGTATCAGCATTACGATGCCAGTCCACTAGCCTAGCGAGATGAGTAGCTCTGTAGTATGCGTAAATATCAGGTAATCCAATTCCTGTCTTTTAGGTCTGTAGAGTAACAACTTTGAAATTCTGGCTGGTTTATTGTTCCACACAAATTTGGAGAAGAGGGAGGCAAGTGCATTGAAGAAGGACTGAGGAATATAGATGGGCAGGGCCGGTAGCAGATAAAGAATCCTAGGGAGAACATTCATCTTTAGTATCGAGCAGCGACCGAACCATGTAAAGGTGCCAAGAGTCCATCCATCAAGATCCTTTCTAACCAAGGACAATAGGTGAGGGAAGTTGGCCGGATAGAGTCCGACGTACGTGGGGTAAGGTGAAGCCCCAGATATGGTAGAGTAGATGGGGACCATTTGAACGGGAAGGAATCTGCTAAGAAAGCAAGAGCTGTTTGCAGTAAAGAAATATTGAGGGCTTCCGATTTCTGCAGGTTAATTTTGTAATTTGATAGGGTCGCGTATCGAGAGAGTTCGGAGAGAAGATTAGGAAGAGAGATTAAAGGTTGGAATAGGAAGAATAAAAGGTCATCAGCATAAGCGGCAATTTTATGAGTAATGTCCCCAACCCGAACTCCTGTAATATCAACATTCCGACGAATGTATCTAAGGAGAGGTTCTAGTGTGAGAACGAAAATAACTTGTTTAATTGTTAATTAGATTTGTCTCTATGTAATTTCTGATGTTGTCTGTACGTGGTTTCCAATATAAGCTTTATATTTTTAAATCATTCAAAACAAGAAATATCAGTATATGGGTCACGAAAATAAATATCCCCGCTTTCCCCAGCATTATAAAAGTCAATCCATCGACCCGCTCCCTTCCTGAGCACACGGGAAAAGCCCATGTTATTTaatcaaaaaatgtataaatatctTGTATGTCAAACAGGCGATTAATTTTCCCCAGTAATTCCTCTGATCTCCTTTCTGATATATATGTAACTATTCTAAAGTAGTAAAAAACTTGTGTATTTAAGAACTCATAGTAAGATGGTGTGAACGGTTTTAACCGTGCGTTCAAAATAgttttcttagggcctgttcacatcaccgttcgctttccattccggggttgcgtcagaggtttccgtcgggtgaacggaaagtgaaactgaaaccacagattccgtttcagtcaccattgatatcattccggcaggtttccgtttttccgacggaatcaatagtgcagtcgactccgctattgattccgtcgttaaaatggaaacctgccggaatcgtgacattagcaatgtttccatcacgtgTCAAAATGTCACGTGTCAAGATGATAAAGCCTTGTGGGAGCAGTGGAGAGAGAGCCCCCTCAAGCTCAGTATTGACAAAGTTAGAGGACTTTCTGATCCATTCAATGGGACAGCTCATAATACACAACcaattatattttttctaattCGGGAAGGATATTCCACCTCCCTGTTTAGTAACCTGTAGTCTGTCGAGGGCCATTTTATGTCTTTTCCCTCTCCAGATAAATTGAAGAAAAGCCGATCCTAagtcttttattttctttatttctaaTTATAAAATGTATCAATTTGAAGTATATATAACATTTTGGGGAGTAGCACCATATTTACTAATGACATTCTTCCAAACAAGGAAACTGACAAGTCTGTACCTGTTCCCTTTGagttgtaaagtgctgtggaatatgttggcactatatatgtataaagattattattattattaataaagtaaCTTATTATTGGTGCTTTACAATGACCctgtcccctctctctctccctctccagcGACGCACACAGTTATGCCTGGTAATAAGGTAATGCATGTCTGTTCTTATTTCCTGCAGCAACTGGGGCAGTGAGAACGATGAGAAACCTTTTCATAATGGCAACTCGGACCCTCTGGGCTTTGGTAAGTTGTTTTACTCTCAGACCTGTCTATGTATCTGCAGCTCAGTCATTGACCGTAAATAAATTGAATTTTTTACATTGGTTCATATTTAGCATAATCATAAGGCCTTGGCTGCAGTGagacttaaagagtctctgtcaccagattataagtgccctgtctcctacataatcagattggcgctgtaatgtagagaacagtggtcctagcaaTAAAGAGtctctgttaccagattataagtgccctatctcctacctcatctgatcggcgctgtaatgtagataacagtggtcctagtaataaagaggctctgtcaccagattataaatgctctctctcctacataatctgattggtgctgtaatgtagataacagtggtcctagtaataaagaggctctgtcaccagattataagtgccctatctcctacataatctgattggcgctgtaatgtagagaacagtggtcctagtaataaagaggctccgccaccagattataagtgccctctctcctacataatctgattggcgctgtaatgtagataacagtggtcctagtaataaagaggctctgtcaccagattataagtgccctatctcctacataatctgattggcgctgtaatgtagagaacagtggtcctagtaataaagagtctctgttaccagattataagtgccctatctcctacctcatctgatcggcgctgtaatgtagataacagtggtcctagtaataaagaggctctgtcaccagattataagtgccctatctcctacataatctgattggcgctgtaatgtagagaacagtggtcctagtaataaagaggctccgccaccagattataagtgccctctctcctacataatctgattggcgctgtaatgtagataacagtggtcctagtaataaagaggctctgtcaccagattataagtgccctatctcctacataatctgattggcgctgtaatgtagagaacagtggtcctagtaataaagaggctccgccaccagattataagtgccctctctcctacataatctgattggcgctgtaatgtagataacagtggtcctagtaataaagaggctctgtcacc
This genomic stretch from Rhinoderma darwinii isolate aRhiDar2 chromosome 4, aRhiDar2.hap1, whole genome shotgun sequence harbors:
- the GLO1 gene encoding lactoylglutathione lyase; the encoded protein is MEETPELSELDPATQDFILQQTMLRIKDPQKSLTFYNKCLGMILLLKLDFPSMKFSQYVMGYEDGKDIPEDMKEREAWAYSCKATVVLTHNWGSENDEKPFHNGNSDPLGFGHIGIAVPDLSSACRRFEQLGVTILKKPNDGKMKGLAFIEDPDGYWIEIFSPDSMASIMT